A genomic stretch from Flavobacterium humidisoli includes:
- a CDS encoding DUF6088 family protein: protein MTESTENKVIERIKKAKRGSVFFTDDFLRFGSAKTISKSLERLAEKKEIMRVSRGIYTRPEINKTLGITITPSIENIAKAIARRDRARIIPTGAYSLNILGLSTQIPMNAIYLTDGVARKIAIGKRSLHFKKTATKNLASIGEISGLVIQGLKALGKDQLNEDEILKVIEILKKEKTERLRHDIKLAPEWIRTIMKEALPENQQL from the coding sequence ATGACAGAAAGCACTGAAAATAAAGTAATTGAACGCATAAAAAAAGCCAAGAGGGGGTCTGTGTTTTTTACTGACGATTTTCTTCGTTTCGGAAGTGCAAAAACAATCAGTAAATCCTTAGAACGACTCGCTGAAAAAAAAGAAATCATGAGAGTTTCTAGAGGTATTTATACAAGGCCCGAAATAAACAAAACCCTTGGAATCACAATAACTCCTTCAATTGAGAATATCGCAAAGGCAATAGCGCGTCGAGATCGGGCACGTATTATTCCTACTGGTGCATATTCTCTAAACATTCTTGGACTTTCTACACAGATACCAATGAATGCTATATATCTTACAGATGGTGTTGCCAGAAAAATAGCAATAGGAAAAAGATCGCTACATTTTAAAAAAACAGCAACAAAAAATCTGGCCTCAATTGGAGAAATAAGCGGACTGGTAATTCAAGGCCTTAAGGCATTGGGAAAAGACCAGCTTAATGAGGACGAGATATTAAAAGTAATTGAAATATTAAAAAAAGAAAAGACAGAACGCCTGCGTCATGATATTAAATTAGCTCCTGAATGGATCCGAACAATAATGAAAGAGGCATTACCAGA